The genomic window GGGACTGCTAGCGGCCACCATCGCGCCCCTGTGCTACATCGTGGTCAAGACGATGCCATTGATGGGGTTGAGCCGTGCCCTACATGGCATTAGCATTGCCGCTTTCACAACCGGCTACAGCGCGCTGGTGGTGGACCTCTCACCGGAGCGCAACCGAGGTGAATTGATCGGCTATATGAGCTTAGTCAATCCTTTAGGCATGGCTATTGGTCCAGCGTTGGGTGGATTTTTGGAAGCCTGGACAGGCTACACACCACTGTTTCTGCTGTCGGCAGGTTTGGGCTTGGTAGGGCTAGTATGTACCTGGCAGGTTGAGGAGCAACCTCTAGCGCCTAGCATCGCTTTAGATTCAGCCGCAACCTCAAGCAAACAGTTTTGGCGGTTGCTGACTAGTCCTCGCGTTCGGATTCCCGCTCTGGTCATGCTCATGGTTGGGCTTGTTTTTGGAGCCCTGAGCACCTATGTCCCGCTGTTTATTGAGCAGGAACAAGTGAGTTTGAATGCAGGGCTGTTCTACACAGCTATCGCCATTGGTAGCTTTGTAGTGCGTTTTATCACGGGTCGAGCCTCCGACCGTCATGGGCGTGGGCTGTTTATCAGCCTCAGTTTGGTGTGTTATGCCCTGTCTATGCTGCTGCTCTCACTGGCTAACAGTGCCGAGGCTTTTCTAATCGCGGGGACTGTGGAAGGGTTAGGGGCAGGTATCCTGTTGCCGACTATGAGCGCTCTAGTCGCTGACCGGGCTAGTCCTTTGGAGCGGGCGCGGCTGTTCAGTTTGTGTATTGGTGGCTTTGACTTAGGCATTGCGCTCGCTGGACCCTTGTTGGGGACCGTGGCCGCGCAGGCCAGCTTCCGAGCCATGTTCGCTTTGGCAGCGACCCTAGCGGGGGCAGCTCTGCTGATCTTCATGACTCAGGCGGGCAAGGATCTGCGCCATTCGCTCCGGTTTGCACTGGGTCGCGGCCAAGATGTCTATGCTTACCAAGCGCCTGAACCTGAATTGGTACTGGGGCAGTCTCAACCATTGAGCCGCCATTGACTTTTGATAGTCTTCAGTTTGCTCGGCTGTCCAATTTATTTTTTAGGCTTTTTATGTGTCGTCTGACTGCCTATCTAGGGCCCGCGGTTTCGCTGGGAAAACTTTTGTTGGAGCCGGAGCATTCGCTATTGGTTCAGAGCTACAAACCGCAAGAAATGGCCAATGCTGTGGTCAATGCAGATGGTTTTGGTGTGGGCTGGTATCACCCTCAACGGCAAATACCTCCCTGTGTCTACACCAACATCATACCCATGTGGAATGACATCAACTTCCCCAATCTAGGAACTTACCTGGAGTCTAGCTGTATCTTGGCCAACGTGCGCAGTGCTACCACGGGCATCGCTGTTGACCAGAGCAATTGCCAGCCGTTTCGCTATGACAATCTGCTGTTTACTCACAATGGCTACATTACCAACTTTCGCAAGACATTAATGCGGCCTATCCGTGACAGTCTGAGCGACGAATACTACCAAGCCATTCAAGGCACCAGCGATTCAGAACATATCTTTGCGCTGTTTTTGAATTATTGGCAACAGTCGCAACTGAGTTTGGTCGAAGCCCTGGATAAAACGGTACAGCAGCTAGTGGCTTGGGCAGGAGATTCGGTAGGTCTGGCTCTCAACTTGCTGGTCACTGATGGCAACCAGGTGGCAGGGGTTCGGACCAACCATCAGGCCAGCAGTCCCTCCCTGTATTGGCAGCAGGGAGAAGCGGCATTGATTGCCTCAGAACCTCTGTCTCCAGAGCAAGCTTGGTCCCCTTGCCCAGACCATCATTTGTTGAGTGTTAATCGCTCAGGTCAATTTCAGTTTGAAGCACTCTGATTTAGGTGCTTCAGCTACGGGTTAGCTAAAAACTTTACAACTCAGGGGCGGTGGACCAGCCCCTGAGCTGTTTCACCCATAAGAAAATTAAATTAGAGGTTTGAGCTAATTTCTCATCTATTTCTAAGCTTTTCATCCAATGTTTTTAGGTAGTCTGAGTTCAATACCAATGGAGCAGAGAGCTTAAGTTCCCATATCGCCAGTTTTGCCTTCTAGAAAACCCAGTAATCCTAGGGGGATTGCAGAGTTTTCTTTGATATAGAAGATTCTGATTATGAAGCGATAGTCAGTACAAAATTAGGGTTTACAGTAGAATTTTTTAAGTAAGGCAGGCGTGACTTAATGCTCATGCTTGCTTAATCTCTATCAAGTTATACCCCCGCTGATGAATCACACCCTGAGCCCTAATGCTCCGCCACTCTCAGCCCAGCAATCGCATCTGAAAGCGGCAATTCAGGCAGAGCTAACCCAGACCCGAGTCCATACTTTAAGCCTGTTTGACGCTATTGATGAGCAAGATTTTTGCAGACAATTTCACCCAGATTTCAGTCCCGTGGGTTGGCATCTAGGCCACATTGGTTATACCGAAGCTTTTTGGCTGCTAGGGCAATGCCAGGGCGAAACAGCATTGGTTCAGGAGTACGAACCAATCTTTTCGGCGGTGCAATCAGTCAAGCATGAGCGAATCTATTTGCCGCCCCGCTCAGACATTCTGGACTATCTCAGCCGAGTGCAAGAGGCTAGCTTGCAGTTATTGCACAGCACTAACTTCGATCCTGAGCACTGGTTGTTGCGCCGAGCCCAGGTGTTTTACCAGGTTTTGCAGCACGAATACCAGCACAGCGAAACGGTTGTGATTGTGCAGCGCTTGATGGGTCAGCGAGGGCTAGGGCCTCAGTTTGTGTCCCCAAGTGCGCCTGCCGCACCCCTACACATCCCTGCTGGGACCCTAGAAATGGGCGATGAAGGTCCTAGAGCTTACGACAACGAGCATCCTATTCACCCGGTGTCCGTCAAAGAGTTCTGGATTGACGCGGCACCTGTGAGCGTTGAACAATATGCTTGCTTCATTAAGGCCGGGGGATACCAGCAGCCTTGGCTATGGTCCGAGGATGGCTGGGCCTGGCGGGAAGCACACAGCATTCAGGCGCCGCTGTGCTGGTCTGAGCAGAAATTAGAGGCACCCCTCTGCCATGTCAGCGCCTATGAGGCAGAAGCCTATGCTCGCTGGGTGGGCAAACGCTTACCGACTGAAGCAGAGTGGGAGCAAGCCGCGCGGACTGGCTTACAGGATATCGGTGCGGTTTGGGAATGGACCGCGAGCACCTTCACCCCCTATCCTGGTTTCCGGCCCTATCCCTACGCTGGCTACTCAGCTGCTTACTTTGATGGACAGCATCGCGTATTACGCGGCGGATCTTGGGCTACGGCTCGGCCCTTGGTCCGGGCCTCATTCCGTAACTGGTATCACCCTTGGGTTAGGCAAATTTTTGCAGGCTTTCGCTGTGTCTCGTCTAGTTGCCCTGATTCTGAGGGGCAATGTTCCAAACAGTGAAACTGGGTTCAGCGTTTGCTAAGTAGAGCAGGCAGAACAGGCATGGGTATTGCAGAAGCCAGACTTCCCAATGGCTTAAAAGTTGCTTATCTAAATCAATTGGAGCTGAATTTTCTTTACCGCGAGATTTTTGAGCAGCAGGTTTATTTGCGTCATGGCATCACGGTCAAGCCTGGAGACTGTGTGTTCGATGTGGGTGCCAATATCGGCCTATTCTCACTGTTACTGAGTCAAGCGTCTCCAGAGTTAAATCTTTACTGTTTCGAGCCCATCCCAGCCGTATTCAAGGCATTGCAGCGCAATAGTTTCCTGCATTTTTCCAACGCTACGCTCTTGAATCTCGGCTTGTCTCAAAGCTCTGGAGCAGCAAGTCTAACCTATTACCAGAAATGCAGTGGTTGGTCTACGCTCTATCCTGATCCAGAGGAAGTTACAGAGTCACTGCGCACCTATGCCGGCAACTCGGGCAGCCTGTTGCCCTGGCTCCGGCGGCTTATTGCCACGCGGCTAGCCAAGCGCCTGCTGTCAGAGCAGCAGACTATAACTTGTCAACTCAAAACGCTCTCTGAAGTCATTCAAGATCAGAACATCAGCCAAATTAATTTGCTCAAAATTGATGCTGAAAGAAGTGAATTAGATATTCTGCTGGGCATTCAGCCGCGTGACTGGCCTAAAATCCAACAGCTTGTGCTCGAAGTTCAGGATCTTGAAAACAGAGTTGTGAGCATTGAAACCATGCTCAAACAACAGGGTTTTACAGTGACCGCTGAACAGCAGCCAGAGCTGAAAGATACCGTTTACTACAACGTCTACGCAACCAGGCTTTAGGGCTTAGCTTCAGAAGCCGGTATCCTCAAGCAGTCGTAGAACAAAGGGTTGGTCTATCTTTGAAGCCATAGAAGCCCTATGCCCTAGTTAGCCAGCCCCCATGCCTGAAGTTCAACAAGTGTCCATTGTGATTCCGGCTCTGAATGAAGCAGCCTGTTTGGGACAAACCTTACGTCAACTTAGCATTCTAGATCCTCCCGCTTGGGAGGTACTTGTGGTAGACGGAGGCAGTGAAGATGAGACTGTAGCGATTGCTGAGAGCTTGGGCGTTAAAGTGCTCTACTCCTGCAAACAGGGACGTTCAGTTCAAATGAATCAAGGGGCCCAAGCGGCTAGTGGCGACATTCTCTGCTTTCTACATGCAGATACTGTCGTGCCTAGTGATCTGATCGCTGTGATCCGACAAGCACTTGCCAATCCGACTGTTTCCTGCGGTGGCTTCATCACCTTGATTGCAGGTTCAACCCATACTCATTGGGGTGTTTCACTACATAACTATCTCAAAACTTTCTACGCACCACTACTATTTCGACCCCATCTATTTTTTAAGGGATTACGGTTGTTGTTTGGCGATCAGGTAATGTTCTGCCGTCGTGAAGACTTTCAGGCCTGTGGTGGTTTTGATCCGACTCTGCCCATTATGGAAGAAGCTGATTTATGCATTAAATTAGTCCAGCGGGGCCGGATTCGCTTAATCAATCGAACAGTATTAACCTCTGATCGTCGTATTGCTCGTTGGGGGCCTTGGAAAGCAACTGCACTCCACTTGATGATCGGCTTTCTCTGGGGGTTTGGCGTGGATGCAGCCTACCTCAAACGCTTCTATCAAGACTTCCGCTGATTGAGGCTCCAATCATAAGGCAGGTAGCGAATCTGCGGCAAAGGCTCAGTCGAAAAATCTGTTTTGAGATAGCGGCGAATGTAGTCTGGTGCAGAAGGTGCGACCCGGCAAAAGTCATCCCGGTACCATTTTAAAATTTGGCTGCAATGCAGTGTATTGGTTTCAGGTTCGTAGTGAACTTTCTCAGGATTATTAATAAAGCGGCTCGCATCTTCCTCTAGTTGCTGCCGGACCTGCTCTGGCCAGTAAGCACCAGCCCTTAATAATGGACAACCAACCGATGCACAAACCAGAGCAAAATGAATCCGAGGTTCAGCAAAATCACGACGCAGAATATTATGTTCAATCTGATTTAAACTCAACCGTCTCTTAGCTACAACATAAGTAGGCTTCAGAAAAAACCATAAAAAAGCAGGCCAATTGGGAACACCTAAAATCCTTGGCCGAATTGAATCAATCGGATAACGGCTTAAGACATCGGAAATTGCGCAAGCATTGTAGGCATTCACCCAGAAAGCCAACTGGAAATCGGTATCTGGTTGAGTCTGTAGGTCGAAGCTGGCCAACTCCGCCAGCCATGGTGTCAAAGCGTCCGGCTGCTCATTTTGCCAGGCCCCATAATCTACCCGGCCCTGATCATCCACGTATTGCCGGAGCAGCGAATCCCAGACAGAGAAGTTCAGCATGTTTTTAGCTTACGCAATCCGTTGAATGTGTGGGCCTAACTATCGTGACTTAAGTATCGCGGCCTAAGTATCCTGGCCCGAGTATATTGGTCTACCGGGATAATGCGACAGGCATATTAGTACGCTAAGGTGCTTGCCGCTCTGGTCTGAGCCTTGTTGTCCCTACTCCGAGATCCATCATGGTGCGTCTATCTCAGAAGGCTCTGCGTACTCAGGGTGTTGCCCTACTGGTTGCGATCACAGTGGTCTGGGGAACCACGTTTCCCCTGCTGAAAGGTGCAGTTGAAAGTCTTTCCCCTGCGGTTCTAATTGGCAGCCGCTTTGTGATTGCGGCCTTAGCTTTGGCACCATTCGTGCGTCTGAATATAACCCTGCTGCGAGATGGCCTCTTGCTGGGGCTGCTACTCTTTGCTGCGTTTGCGACCCAGGTGCTTGGTCTCGAAACCACCTCAGCTAACCGGGCAGCCTTTATCACCGCTCTGAACGTCATTCTGGTGCCTTTGTTGGAACCACTGCTGGGCCGACGTCTGCCCCATGTAGCTCTCGTAGCAGCAGGGCTGGCTCTTACTGGGATTGGCATTATGTCTTGGGAGGGGGGAAGCTGGGTGGTGGGTGATTTCTGGATGCTCGGCTGTGCCCTGAGCTACGCGCTCTACATCCTCCTGCTGGAAGCAGTAACACCGCAGCATGCACCACTCAGCCTGAGTGCGGTTCAACTCGCTGTAGTCGCCCTATTAGGTCTAGGCTGGTCAGCCCCAGCGCTGCTAGAGCAATGGCCTGCCGTAAGGGCCAACTTCACTGCGGTGCTCTACCTGGGACTGATTGCTACTGCCATCGCTACCTGGGTGCAGGCCGTGGCTCAACGTTGGCTCTCAGCCTCAGAAACAGCATTGATTTACGCCCTAGAGCCGGTATTTGCGGCTGTGTTCTCCTTTTGGTTGCTCGGCGAGAGTTTGGGAGTGCGTGGGCTACTGGGGGCTGGCTTAGTCTTGGGCGCAACTGTTTTAAGTCAGGTGCGCCGCGAGAGCTAGAAGCTTACAATCGCTGGAGCAACTCTCTTGCGTCGAAGGGTTTTGAGAATTATGGGTGCTCCTTACATTTTTCTAGCCGGGGCGAGCCGAGGCGTTGGCCTAGAGATTGCTCGCTGTTTGAGCCAGCAGCAATACGGGGTCAAAGCGCTTCTGCGCCACGAGGCAGCTCGTACTCAGCTGGAAGCTTTGGGCATAACGGTTGCGATCGGTGATGCACTTGATGTGCCTGCGGTCGAGCAAGCAATGCTGGGTGATACCCCTATCGAAACCGTGATCAGTACGATTGGCGGTTTGCCCCAAGATGGGAAGCGAGCAGATTATTTGGGCAACAGGAATCTGATCGATGCGGCCCGCAAAGTCGGTGCCAAAAGATTCATCTTGATTTCTTCAATTGGCGCTGGCAATAGCGCCATTGCGATCGCGCCTCATGTTTTAGAAACCTTAGCCACTGTATTGGCAGAAAAGGAAAAAGCAGAAAACCATTTGATTGC from Leptolyngbya sp. FACHB-261 includes these protein-coding regions:
- a CDS encoding SUMF1/EgtB/PvdO family nonheme iron enzyme, giving the protein MNHTLSPNAPPLSAQQSHLKAAIQAELTQTRVHTLSLFDAIDEQDFCRQFHPDFSPVGWHLGHIGYTEAFWLLGQCQGETALVQEYEPIFSAVQSVKHERIYLPPRSDILDYLSRVQEASLQLLHSTNFDPEHWLLRRAQVFYQVLQHEYQHSETVVIVQRLMGQRGLGPQFVSPSAPAAPLHIPAGTLEMGDEGPRAYDNEHPIHPVSVKEFWIDAAPVSVEQYACFIKAGGYQQPWLWSEDGWAWREAHSIQAPLCWSEQKLEAPLCHVSAYEAEAYARWVGKRLPTEAEWEQAARTGLQDIGAVWEWTASTFTPYPGFRPYPYAGYSAAYFDGQHRVLRGGSWATARPLVRASFRNWYHPWVRQIFAGFRCVSSSCPDSEGQCSKQ
- the egtC gene encoding ergothioneine biosynthesis protein EgtC translates to MCRLTAYLGPAVSLGKLLLEPEHSLLVQSYKPQEMANAVVNADGFGVGWYHPQRQIPPCVYTNIIPMWNDINFPNLGTYLESSCILANVRSATTGIAVDQSNCQPFRYDNLLFTHNGYITNFRKTLMRPIRDSLSDEYYQAIQGTSDSEHIFALFLNYWQQSQLSLVEALDKTVQQLVAWAGDSVGLALNLLVTDGNQVAGVRTNHQASSPSLYWQQGEAALIASEPLSPEQAWSPCPDHHLLSVNRSGQFQFEAL
- a CDS encoding SDR family oxidoreductase produces the protein MGAPYIFLAGASRGVGLEIARCLSQQQYGVKALLRHEAARTQLEALGITVAIGDALDVPAVEQAMLGDTPIETVISTIGGLPQDGKRADYLGNRNLIDAARKVGAKRFILISSIGAGNSAIAIAPHVLETLATVLAEKEKAENHLIASGLVYTIIRPGGLQSGPATGNGLLTEDPAVAGSIYRADVAQLVCQCLTSERANNKVLSAVDRQMLYGQPVFEEFQLS
- a CDS encoding FkbM family methyltransferase; this encodes MGIAEARLPNGLKVAYLNQLELNFLYREIFEQQVYLRHGITVKPGDCVFDVGANIGLFSLLLSQASPELNLYCFEPIPAVFKALQRNSFLHFSNATLLNLGLSQSSGAASLTYYQKCSGWSTLYPDPEEVTESLRTYAGNSGSLLPWLRRLIATRLAKRLLSEQQTITCQLKTLSEVIQDQNISQINLLKIDAERSELDILLGIQPRDWPKIQQLVLEVQDLENRVVSIETMLKQQGFTVTAEQQPELKDTVYYNVYATRL
- a CDS encoding MFS transporter; translation: MNIFTTLDRRQRRNLGVLFTAGLLFWSSLASLLPVLPLYLRDLGGSEQQIGLVMGAFAVGVLLCRAWVGRLADQRSRKLALLLGLLAATIAPLCYIVVKTMPLMGLSRALHGISIAAFTTGYSALVVDLSPERNRGELIGYMSLVNPLGMAIGPALGGFLEAWTGYTPLFLLSAGLGLVGLVCTWQVEEQPLAPSIALDSAATSSKQFWRLLTSPRVRIPALVMLMVGLVFGALSTYVPLFIEQEQVSLNAGLFYTAIAIGSFVVRFITGRASDRHGRGLFISLSLVCYALSMLLLSLANSAEAFLIAGTVEGLGAGILLPTMSALVADRASPLERARLFSLCIGGFDLGIALAGPLLGTVAAQASFRAMFALAATLAGAALLIFMTQAGKDLRHSLRFALGRGQDVYAYQAPEPELVLGQSQPLSRH
- a CDS encoding DUF547 domain-containing protein, whose product is MLNFSVWDSLLRQYVDDQGRVDYGAWQNEQPDALTPWLAELASFDLQTQPDTDFQLAFWVNAYNACAISDVLSRYPIDSIRPRILGVPNWPAFLWFFLKPTYVVAKRRLSLNQIEHNILRRDFAEPRIHFALVCASVGCPLLRAGAYWPEQVRQQLEEDASRFINNPEKVHYEPETNTLHCSQILKWYRDDFCRVAPSAPDYIRRYLKTDFSTEPLPQIRYLPYDWSLNQRKS
- a CDS encoding DMT family transporter, encoding MVRLSQKALRTQGVALLVAITVVWGTTFPLLKGAVESLSPAVLIGSRFVIAALALAPFVRLNITLLRDGLLLGLLLFAAFATQVLGLETTSANRAAFITALNVILVPLLEPLLGRRLPHVALVAAGLALTGIGIMSWEGGSWVVGDFWMLGCALSYALYILLLEAVTPQHAPLSLSAVQLAVVALLGLGWSAPALLEQWPAVRANFTAVLYLGLIATAIATWVQAVAQRWLSASETALIYALEPVFAAVFSFWLLGESLGVRGLLGAGLVLGATVLSQVRRES
- a CDS encoding TIGR04283 family arsenosugar biosynthesis glycosyltransferase encodes the protein MPEVQQVSIVIPALNEAACLGQTLRQLSILDPPAWEVLVVDGGSEDETVAIAESLGVKVLYSCKQGRSVQMNQGAQAASGDILCFLHADTVVPSDLIAVIRQALANPTVSCGGFITLIAGSTHTHWGVSLHNYLKTFYAPLLFRPHLFFKGLRLLFGDQVMFCRREDFQACGGFDPTLPIMEEADLCIKLVQRGRIRLINRTVLTSDRRIARWGPWKATALHLMIGFLWGFGVDAAYLKRFYQDFR